The sequence below is a genomic window from Blastococcus sp. Marseille-P5729.
CCAGCGCCATACCGGCGATGAGTCCGATCTGTGCTGAGCTCATATGCTCCTCCGTGGTCGTCCTTGGCCGTCGACGCTGGTCGCGCCGCTGCCCGACGACGCGCTGTCAGCGTCACCGGTCGGCGCGGCGATGTCCTCGACGTGCACCATCACCTCGCCAGCGTAGTCGCCGGCAACATCGCGGACCGCGCGCTGCACCGCGCGGCCGAGACGAACCAGGTCATAGGACTGATCGGCCACGATGTGCACGTCGACGCGGCCGGTTCCGGTACGCACGCCCCAGATCCGGCCGCTCGGCGAATAGGTGGACGCCGTCCCGTGCGGACCGGCGTGCATCGCCAGCACGCCGTCGGTCGCCAGGGCAGCGTCGCGGATCGTCTCGGGAGCGCTCACTGCAGCCGCTTGTCCCGTAGATCGCCGATCGGTGGCAGGTTGACGTCGTCGACGGTGATGTTGACCTCGACCACCTGCAGACCGGTCAGCCGCTCGACCGCCGCGATCACGTGTCGGCGTACGTCGCGGGCAATCTGGGTGATGGGCGTGCCGTACTCGACAACGATGTCGAGGTCGACCGCAGCCTGGGTCTGTCCGACCTCCACCGACACGCCGGACGTCGGCGCCGGGGCGTTGCCCGGGATCCGGTCGCGCACCGAGGTCACCGAGCGGGCCGCCCCCAGGCCGAGGTTGTGCACCCCCGCGACCTCACGCGCGGCGAGTGCGGCGATCTTGGCGACCACGATCTCCGAGACTGTGGTGCGCCCGTTGTCGATCGGTAGCCCCTCGGTGGCCGGCTCGTGGACCGGCCCAGCCGGCGGTGCGGCGGTCGGCTGCGGCCCGTCCACCGGAGGACGCACGATGGGGGAGGACTGCTCGCTCTGATGATCGTCCGAGGTGGCCACGGTGCCATCTTTCCTAATCGCCGGTGACGTGTCGACCGCTTCGGCGAGCGTGTCGGTCAGCCGAGGTGCCGCCGCAGCACGGTGCCCGCCGGCCCGCTGCTCGCTGCGAGATCGCGGACGGCGCGGTAGACCTGCTGTGCCGTGTGGGTGGGCTCGTCTACGTCGTGCACCTGCCCCGGCAGCAGGATCGGGGTGTCCACGACCAGCTCGGCGTACCGAGGTAGGCGGTCGGCGCCCTCGGCGGCTAGCACGTCGAGCATCATCCGCTGGCCGGATCCCGTCACGCTGATCGCGATCGAGCCCTGGCACGGGTAATGGCTGGCGATGCCGTTGAGCGCCAGGTAGACCGGTCGCCGTCCGGCGAGTACCGGGGCGAACGACCGGGCCGCGACGAAGTGCGCGGTGAGGTGGCTGTCGATCGTCTGTCGCCAGGCGTGAATCGGCAGCTCGAGCCCGGGCTCGCCCACCTTCCAGCCGCCGACGGCGGCGACCGCGAGCTCGACTCCCGCGCCGGCCAGTCCGCCCGCGAGACGTTCCGCGGCGTCCGCGTCGGTGAGGTCGACCTGGTGCGTGCGGACGCCGTCGATCCCCGCGAGCCGGCGCAGTCGTTCATCGTCGCGCCCGACCGCGTGCACCTGCGCGCCGTCCGCGGCGAAGGCGCGGGTGAGCGCACTGCCGACCATGCCGGTCGCACCCAGCACGAGCACCCGCTGCCATTCCTGCGACATCACGCCTCCTGCAGCCGTTAGAGTCGACATCCTGGACCACGGTAGTGATGACGGGGAGTCGAATGGCAACGAACGGCACGACGAGCGACCGACCGGACCGTACGCCGGGTCTCCGCGCGCTGCTGCGGGTTCCCGCAGATCCCGACGCCGCCCGGGCGCGGCTCGCCGAGATCACGCCGGACTCGATACCGGCCGGGCCCTCCTCCAAGGATGACGGCAAGGACGCGCTGCAGAAGTACGGCGATGAGCTCTACGACCTGCAGGAGCGGTTCTACGCGGCTGCCCGCGGGGGCGTGGACCGCCGGATCCTAATCGTGCTGCAAGGCATGGACACCTCCGGCAAGGGTGGGGTCATCGAGCACGTCATCGGGCTGATCAACCCCGGCGGCGTCCGCATTCACTCCTTCAAGACGCCGACCGAGGAGGAGAGGCAGCATGACTTCCTCTGGCGGGTGCGCCGGGCGTTGCCGGGTCAGGGCCAGATCGGCATCTTCGACCGCTCGCACTACGAGGACGTGCTGATCGCGAAGGTGCGCCAGCTAGTGGACGCCGACACGATCGAGCAGCGGTACGCGCAGATCAACGAGTTCGAGAAGGAGCTCGTCGATGACGGCTACACGCTGCTGAAGTGCTTTCTGAACATCTCCAAGAACGAGCAGAAGGAGCGCCTGTTGGCGCGACTGGACGATCCGACGAAGCACTGGAAGTTCAACCCGGGCGACGTGGACGAGCGGGCCCTCTGGGATGACTACCAGGATGCCTACTTCCTGGCCCTGACCCGGTGCTCCACCGAGCATGCGCCCTGGTACGCCGTGCCCTCGGATCGCAAGTGGTACCGCAACTGGGCCATCGGTCAGCTGCTAGTGGAGACCCTCCGCGAGCTGGACCCGCAGTACCCGCGGATGGACTTCGACGTCGAGGAGCAGCGTCAGCGCCTGCTCACCGCAGACTGACGACCGCAGAACTAGGGCTCGGTGCCGTTCATGACGGCGCCGAGGCGTGCCGCGCGTTCGCTGCGCACCAGACTCTCGAGGGTGACCCGGTTGCCGTCGTAGTCGGTCAGCGGCACCCGCCAGTTCGGGTACTCGTCGAGCGTGCCGGGCTGGTTCTGCATCCGGCGGTCGCCGACGGCGTCGGTCAACGCGGCGTTGAGCACGCGGGCGCTGGTCGACCGCAGGTGCCGGTGCAGGGCGAGGATCTCGTCCTCGGTCTGGTCGCTGCCCGTGCCGGGGCGGAGCATGCCGCGCCGAGTCAGGATCGAACGCCAGCGCTCCAGGTCCGCCTCCTGGTCGGCCCGTTCGGCAGCCAACGGCCGCCCGAGCAGGCCGAGCCGGTCGCGGACGGCGAGATGCGCGTGCTCGAGGTAACCGGCGGTGGGGGCGAGGTCGTGGGTGGTCACCGACGCCATCGACATCTCCCGGAACCGGTCCGCCGCCTGCGGTGCGCCGTCCCAGCCGCGCTCGAACCACAGCACCGAGGTGCCCAGCACGCCACGCTCCGCGAGGTAGTCACGGACCCATCCCTCGACGGTGCCGAGATCCTCGCCGACGACCAGGGCCCCCGCGCGGTGCGCCTCGAGCATCAGGATGCCGACCAGGGCGTCGTGGTCGTAGCGTACGTAGGTGCCCTCGGTAGGACGGTGCCCCTCGGGTATCCACCACAGCCGGAACAGCCCGATGATGTGATCCACGCGAATGCCGCCGGAGTGCGCGAGCATCGATCGGAGCATGTCCCGGAACGGCTGATACCCCAGCTCGGCCATCCGGTCGGGTCGCCAGGGCGCCTGGCTCCAGTCCTGCCCGAGGCGGTTGTAGGCATCGGGCGGGGCACCCACGCTCACGCCGGTGGCGAACGTGTCGTGCCGCGCCCACGCCTCACTGCTTGCCGGGCCGACGCCCACGGCGATGTCGTTCATGATGCCGATCCGCATCCCGGCATCGACCGCGCGTGCCTGCGCCGCGACCATCTGCTCGCCGGCGATCCACTGCAGCCAGCAGTGGAACTCGACCCGCGCGCGGTGCCGGTCGGCGTATGCGCTGACCTCGTCCGAACGCGGGTCGCGGAGCTCGTTCGGCCAGGTCCGCCAGTCGTGCCCGTGCTCCTCGGTGAGCGCGCACCAGGCGGCGTAGTCGACGAGGTGGCGGCCGTGCCGCGCGCGGAATCCGTCGTACGACACCTGTCGCAGATCGGTGAGCCCGTGATCGTGGATCGCTTGTAGAGCGGCGATCTTGGCGGTCCACACGGCATCGCGATCAATCGCGTCGCCGTCGGCCACCATGGCCAGCAGATCGCCACGCAGGCGAGCCACCCCGGCTCGGGTGTGTTCGTCGAGCAGCGCGTACTCGTCAATCGCCTCTGGTCGCACGTAGATCGGGTTGATGAATCTACGGCTCGTAGGTGAGTACGGGGATGACCCGATCGGTACCGATGGCTCGGCGGCGTGCAAGGGATTGGTCAGCAGGTAGTCGGCGCCCTGCTGGGCTGCGGACCAGACTGCCAGGTCCGCGAGGTCCTGCAGGTCCCCGATGCCCCAGCTGGCCGCCGAGCTCACGCTGTAGAGCTGGACGGCGTACCCCCAGATCTGCCCGCCACCGACGCGTTCGGGGATGCCGAGATACCGCGGGCACACGATCAGCCGCGACTCGTGCCGATGCTCGCCGTTCACGAGCTGGAGCGTGTGATAGCCGAGTGGGAGGTGGGCGGGCAGGCGGAAGGAGGCCTCGCCGACCGGGGCTCCGTCGACCTCGCGGTCAGGCTCCCAGTTGTCGACCTGGAACAGGGGGAGACTCTCGCCGTTCTCGAGCACGACCTGCACTGCTGCCGGTGTCCCGGCCGGCACGTGCACCACGACGTCCCCCTCGTGCCCGGTGCGGTGGACCACGCAGGGCGGAAGGGGGCGCCGCCAGGCCTCGTCGCGCCGCGCTTCGAGTGCGGCGCGGGCGCGCTCCGGGGTCGAGGCGTCCACGCCCAGCGCAGCCAGCACCGCGATCAGTGTCTCGTCGGGGACGGAAGAGCGGCCCTCGGCCGCCCAGTTCTCGGTCGCTATGCGGTAGGCCGCCGCGAGCGCATGCAGGTCGCTCACGACTCGTCGGCGGGCGCTTCCTCGAGGATCAGCACCGCGCGGGCCGGCACCGTGATGCTCGTGCCCGCCGGCAGGGTGTCCTCGCTCGGCTCGTGCTGGCCGGTGGCGGCGTCGACCACCAGGCGCCACTGCTGGCCGTAGTCGCTGTCCGGGATGGTGAACTCCAGGTCGCCCTCATGCGCGTTGAACAGCAGCAGGAACGACGAGTCGACGATCCGCTCACCGCGGTAGTTGGTGCCTTTGATGCCCTGCCCGTTCAGGAACACCATGATCGACTTGCCGAACCCGGCTCCCCAGTCCTTCTCGGTCATCTCCGCCCCGGACGGCGTGAGCCACGCGATGTCGCGCTCTACGTTGCCCTTGGCGCCGGGCTGCGGGTGCCCGTCGAAGAACCTGCGGCGGCGGAAGATCGGGTGCTCGGTACGCAGCCGGGTCACCGCTGCGGTGAACTCCAGCAGCTCCGCATCGACGTTCTCCCAGTCGATCCAGGTCAGCTCGTTGTCCTGGCAGTACGCGTTGTTGTTGCCATTCTGGGTACGGCCGAGCTCGTCGCCGTACAGGATCATCGGAACGCCCTGCGAGACCAGCAGCGTGGTGATGAAGCTGCGTGCCCGCCGGCGGCGCAGGTCGATGATCGCGGCGTCGTCCGTCGGCCCCTCGATGCCCGAGTTCCACGACCGGTTGTGGCTCTCGCCGTCCCGGTTGCCCTCGCCGTTCGCGTCGTTGTGCTTCTCGTTGTACGACACCAGGTCGCGCAGCGTGAACCCGTCGTGCGCGGTCACGAAGTTGATCGAGGCCGCCGGACGGCGACCGTTGTGCGCGTACAGGTCGGAGGAGCCCGTCAGGCGGGAGGCGAACTCGCCCAGGGTCGCCGGCTCGCCGCGCCAGAAATCCCGCACGGTGTCGCGGTACTTGCCGTTCCACTCGGTCCACAGCGGCGGGAAGTTGCCCACCTGGTAGCCGCCGGCGCCGATGTCCCACGGCTCGGCGATCAGCTTGACCTGGCTCACGACCGGGTCCTGCTGGACCAGGTCGAAGAAG
It includes:
- a CDS encoding Asp23/Gls24 family envelope stress response protein, yielding MATSDDHQSEQSSPIVRPPVDGPQPTAAPPAGPVHEPATEGLPIDNGRTTVSEIVVAKIAALAAREVAGVHNLGLGAARSVTSVRDRIPGNAPAPTSGVSVEVGQTQAAVDLDIVVEYGTPITQIARDVRRHVIAAVERLTGLQVVEVNITVDDVNLPPIGDLRDKRLQ
- a CDS encoding SDR family oxidoreductase — translated: MSQEWQRVLVLGATGMVGSALTRAFAADGAQVHAVGRDDERLRRLAGIDGVRTHQVDLTDADAAERLAGGLAGAGVELAVAAVGGWKVGEPGLELPIHAWRQTIDSHLTAHFVAARSFAPVLAGRRPVYLALNGIASHYPCQGSIAISVTGSGQRMMLDVLAAEGADRLPRYAELVVDTPILLPGQVHDVDEPTHTAQQVYRAVRDLAASSGPAGTVLRRHLG
- a CDS encoding PPK2 family polyphosphate kinase; translated protein: MATNGTTSDRPDRTPGLRALLRVPADPDAARARLAEITPDSIPAGPSSKDDGKDALQKYGDELYDLQERFYAAARGGVDRRILIVLQGMDTSGKGGVIEHVIGLINPGGVRIHSFKTPTEEERQHDFLWRVRRALPGQGQIGIFDRSHYEDVLIAKVRQLVDADTIEQRYAQINEFEKELVDDGYTLLKCFLNISKNEQKERLLARLDDPTKHWKFNPGDVDERALWDDYQDAYFLALTRCSTEHAPWYAVPSDRKWYRNWAIGQLLVETLRELDPQYPRMDFDVEEQRQRLLTAD
- the malQ gene encoding 4-alpha-glucanotransferase, whose amino-acid sequence is MSDLHALAAAYRIATENWAAEGRSSVPDETLIAVLAALGVDASTPERARAALEARRDEAWRRPLPPCVVHRTGHEGDVVVHVPAGTPAAVQVVLENGESLPLFQVDNWEPDREVDGAPVGEASFRLPAHLPLGYHTLQLVNGEHRHESRLIVCPRYLGIPERVGGGQIWGYAVQLYSVSSAASWGIGDLQDLADLAVWSAAQQGADYLLTNPLHAAEPSVPIGSSPYSPTSRRFINPIYVRPEAIDEYALLDEHTRAGVARLRGDLLAMVADGDAIDRDAVWTAKIAALQAIHDHGLTDLRQVSYDGFRARHGRHLVDYAAWCALTEEHGHDWRTWPNELRDPRSDEVSAYADRHRARVEFHCWLQWIAGEQMVAAQARAVDAGMRIGIMNDIAVGVGPASSEAWARHDTFATGVSVGAPPDAYNRLGQDWSQAPWRPDRMAELGYQPFRDMLRSMLAHSGGIRVDHIIGLFRLWWIPEGHRPTEGTYVRYDHDALVGILMLEAHRAGALVVGEDLGTVEGWVRDYLAERGVLGTSVLWFERGWDGAPQAADRFREMSMASVTTHDLAPTAGYLEHAHLAVRDRLGLLGRPLAAERADQEADLERWRSILTRRGMLRPGTGSDQTEDEILALHRHLRSTSARVLNAALTDAVGDRRMQNQPGTLDEYPNWRVPLTDYDGNRVTLESLVRSERAARLGAVMNGTEP